Part of the Paenibacillus wynnii genome is shown below.
TGCTCCGTCAATTTTAGCGGATTCGAATAACTCCTCAGGAACAGCTGAGCGGATAAAATTCTTCATCAATATGATTAGAAAAGGGGTCATAAGGCCCGGAAAAATAAGCGCCATATACGAGTCAGTCATGTGCAGATATTTGGTCATCATAATGTACCAAGGCACAAGACCCCCGCCGAACAAGGTTGTGAAATAGATGTAGAAGGAAAAGATATTCCGATACTTAAAGTCCTTACGTGCCAAGACATAGCCAGCCATGGTCATTAGAAACAAGCCGGTTGTGGTACCCACAATGGTAGTGAAAAAGGTGACTCCATAAGCGCGTAAGACCTCATCAGGGAACCGGAAAACTGTTTTGTAGCCCTCTAGAGAGAACTTCGCCGGTATTAGGTGATAGCCGTCCTTTATGATGGATTCATTTGCAGAAAATGAGGCCGATAGGATAAGCAAGAACGGAAGCAGGCAAGCTATCGAACCTAAGATCACCACGACATATGCAATGATCTGAAGAATTTTCGTGTATTTATCGTCTTTGATTTGCATTTCCATCTTCTTTCCTCCTAGAACAGAGCGTAGTCATCATTTATTTTGCGGATAATATAGTTCACCGTCATAATCAGAACAAACCCGAAAAGTGATTGATATAGACCCGCTGCAGTAGCCATACCGATATCAAAGGTAACTTTAAGAGAACGGAATACATAGGTGTCGAGAATATCGGTTGTATTGTAAAGAACACCGTTGTTGCCAATCAATTGGTAAAATAGGTCAAACTGACCTTTCATAATACTGCCCAGAGAGAAAAGAAGAAGAACAACAAAAGTGGATTTTAGCATTGGAACCGTGATGTACCATATCCGCTGAAATATATGCGCACCATCAATTTTGGCTGCTTCATAATATTCTTCACTGATGCCTGTAATGGAAGCAAGGTATATAACCATGCTGTAACCTAAGTTCTTCCACAAGTAAAATAGAATAATCAGGAAAATCCAAACGACAGGCTTATTGTAGACATCCACAGGATCGGCACCGAATTGTGCCAGTAACGTATTAAGGAAACCGTTCTCATAATTGAAAACATTATAGACAATAACGCTTAGAATAACGAAAGATACAAAGTACGGAAGAAACATGATGGACTGGGTCAATTTCTTAAACCATTTAATACGCAGCTCACTGAGCAAAATAGCGCATACGATAGCCAGGACGTTACCCAGAAAGATAAATGCCAAATTGTACCCGATTGTATTTAAGGTAAGCCTCAATAAAGTACCCGACTTCCATAAAAATTCGAAGTTCCGTAATCCCACAAATGGAGCATTAAATAAACTTGAATTGAAATCAAACTGCGTGAAGGCATAATACACTCCAATCATCGGGAAGTACGCATTCAACAAAAAGAAAATTAGTGCCGGTAACAGCATCAGGAACAGAATACGATTGGTTATCAATTCATGGAAGAAACCTTTTTTCTTCTTTTTCTTAGCACCCGTCCAGGTCTGTTCGTCAGGCGGTATTAATTGCCGACTGCCTTTCAATGGAAGTTCTATCGCGAGCGGTATTCCACCCTTCGGCTTACGATGTCTCAAAACACTCACTCTCCTATACTTTTATATATAGTGCAGAAGCCGTTTTGGGCCGCTGTCTGGACAGTAGATGTCTCCGCCCAACTCATGTCTTGAGTATAGAAAAGCAGGTTTACGATGAATAGTGAAGCTTAGCAGCCTTTTTGTATTAACCGGATATATGGAGGCTGAACATTTCAAACTTTTGTGCAATATCCTTGTTTTTCTATGCAAAATAGCCCTAGTCCCTTTCAAATGACGAAAGGAGCTAAGGCTTTCTGCTTGTAATAGCTTTAATATTCGATCGTTATTAATGGTAACCCTATCGTAATACGGCTAATTCCCTTGTCAGTAACTTGATGAATAGCTGTTTGCAGGGCTACCTTTTGTTCTCCACTTACTACGGAATGCTGTAAAGCAGATGTAGTATATGAATGGCTGGCCGTAGTTGCATCCTCGTATCTTTCCTGTACTGTGAGCTTGGGCAGTTGTGCCTTCAT
Proteins encoded:
- a CDS encoding ABC transporter permease, translating into MLLPALIFFLLNAYFPMIGVYYAFTQFDFNSSLFNAPFVGLRNFEFLWKSGTLLRLTLNTIGYNLAFIFLGNVLAIVCAILLSELRIKWFKKLTQSIMFLPYFVSFVILSVIVYNVFNYENGFLNTLLAQFGADPVDVYNKPVVWIFLIILFYLWKNLGYSMVIYLASITGISEEYYEAAKIDGAHIFQRIWYITVPMLKSTFVVLLLFSLGSIMKGQFDLFYQLIGNNGVLYNTTDILDTYVFRSLKVTFDIGMATAAGLYQSLFGFVLIMTVNYIIRKINDDYALF
- a CDS encoding carbohydrate ABC transporter permease, whose amino-acid sequence is MQIKDDKYTKILQIIAYVVVILGSIACLLPFLLILSASFSANESIIKDGYHLIPAKFSLEGYKTVFRFPDEVLRAYGVTFFTTIVGTTTGLFLMTMAGYVLARKDFKYRNIFSFYIYFTTLFGGGLVPWYIMMTKYLHMTDSYMALIFPGLMTPFLIILMKNFIRSAVPEELFESAKIDGAGDFKIYWRIVLQLSMPGIATVGLFLALHYWNDWFTSSLFINDPHKYQLQFHLYNVINSAAFMANMGAGTGVSLGGDLPTESTKMAMAIVVTGPILLLYPFIQRYFVKGLTIGAVKG